Below is a genomic region from Sorghum bicolor cultivar BTx623 chromosome 9, Sorghum_bicolor_NCBIv3, whole genome shotgun sequence.
tcctcctcgtcatcgCGCACGTTGGcggaggcggcgggcggcgaggTTAAGAGGCCGAATGGGAGCGGGAaggggaggagggggaggagccTTTTGCCGAGCTCCTCCTGCTTCCGTGGCTCCACGACGCCGCCGTGCGAAGGCGACGCTTCCGCAGCACCGGTGGACGTCGAGGTAAGGGTGTTTCATTTCCCTCTCGGTGCTTCGTGTTGGAATCCGCTGAATCGCCAAGGAAGGTTGTTTTCACAAATGGAATGGGGATACGTGGTAGATCTTGTCGCTGTCAATTTGTTGCTTCGTGAATCGAGCATCTAGCCTCGGTTTCTGAGCGAGCATTCCTGAGGGATTTGATATTGTTCGATGGCTTCGTAGTTTGGTTTTCAAATTTCAGAAACTCAGTTCTGAACTTCTGATTGGTTGGATGTGCCACGAAAATTTCTTTCCTTAATTTGTCCTGTTTGGTTTCGATCATGTCAAATATTTTTGAACTCCTTGTGTATGAACCATAAAGCACtaaagtgtactatggtatatGAATGAATAGTACAACTTGTTGGAACTACATATGTTGCTGGGTTGGAATTCTGATTTCTGAAACTTCATCCATCTGTACTTTCCTGAATTGGGTTGCTGTTACAGTTTTAGATCAAAGGCTCCATTGCTGCTATAGTTAAATGATGATGCATTTGTATGTTTCTAGTGTAACAAGGGAGGGGAGACTGCAAGCCTGCCTTCACTCACTCACACTGCAAAGTCTGATGAAGATGTTCTTGCAATGCCTAAGTCTTATCCCGGCGAAGGGGTAGCAGTACCTTCATCAGATAGTGAAAGAGATCAAGATGATGATGTGCTACAGAATGCTGCTGCCACTAGCACATCAACAGCGGCCAATCAATTGCCAAATCCTTCTGGGAGGTCAAGGCCACGTTTTGGTGTCAACTTTGGGTTGAGTAGAGCTGTCAGCTTGGGATCATCAGCAGCCTGCTCTATTCTGTCATCTGGCCTCCCGACTTCTGCTAATCCAGGTGAAGGTCGGAGAGATGTGGATGACTCTTCTGATACAGGCATCTCCCAGCAGGGTACTGCACCGACTGCTGGGATTGATTCGACTCTGGATATGCTTAGAGATAGTGTCACGGCACAAGCTAGAGCAGCTCGTCAGGCTAGGAGAAATCTGCTAGAATCTGAAGATGCTAGCTTGAGGAGCTCCTACAGAAGGATGGGGTCTCAGGAACCTTTTGAAGGCAGTGTTCGGTTTAGCCGAACATTAAGTGTTGGGCGGCTTCGGGACAGAGTTCTCAGGCGGCCTCCATTCTCAGATGGGCTATTCACCCCTTCGCTTCTTTATGATAGGGCAGTATGGCCATCTGGAAACGCTAGTGCTAGGCAAGATTCAGCAGTAATGCAAAGGACTAATTCAGACAGGAGTTCAGAACCGCGATCTGATCCTTCAACCAACGATATGTACAACTTGAGCTCTGAGAGGCAGGCCAGTAATAGCGACCTACTGGAGCGCAGATCAGCTTTTcttgagaggaggaggaggatacgATCTCAGGTAGTTTGAAGTTCAACTTTATTTCAGCCTTGGTTATTACCTCTAAGAGTTATAAGTTTATAACTTTTGCTGTCTTAATAGGTCAGAGCTCTGCAAAGGTTGGGCAGCAGGTTTGAAAATTTATCAGGTCATGAGAGGTCCTGCATATTATCCGGTCAGCATAGAACAGGAAATTGCAACTGCAGAACAGGTAGTCGACAAGGCAATCCTGATGAAGAAACTAGCACAAGGGCTAGCATATCGAGAATTGTTATGTTAGCAGAAGCACTTTTTGAGGTATGTTTTTTAAATATACATACTCCTTCTGTCCAAAAAAGAATGTATGAGTCAATAATCTCATGTTTGatcaaatatatacaaaaagtaCTAATATTATGATGtataataagtatcattagatcaaTCATGGaatatattttaataataaaatTAGTTGGAGAtacaaaagtttgacttagtccAAATCTAGGACTACATTCTTTTTGGGTTGAAGGTAATATTTCTGTTCTTGATTGGAGAAGGATACTAACTTGCATCCTTATGGTTATGACTTTCAGGTTCTTGATGAAATtcaccaccaatctgctgcatTATCGTCATCAAGACCATCGTTTTCTTCAATTGGATCCGTTCCTGCTCCAAGGGAGATTGTTGAGCGTCTTCCTGCAAAAGTGTATAGGAAACCGTTGAAATACCAGAGCGATGAAGCTGCACAGTAAGACATTATGGCCTATTTAGAGTAATGTTAGGAAATTTGTTACGTAATTATGTGAATTTCAAACAGGTTTAGTCCTATGTTTCACTGTTTCATAAATAGGACAAGTTCTTTTCAGTGTGTTAAACTCCTTCCAGAGCAGCCACTATTATTTGCCCATAATGTTCAGTGTCTAAACTCAATCCTAACTTAAGCAAGCGATACATAGGCTAGATAAAGCATGGTTATACAGCATTCAGACGAAAGCACTTGGTTTGTGATCACATGGGAGATTGGAGGAGCCTAAGACTTCTCACTAGGCATGGCAAATTCCCAATTTTGCCTGCACCTTCATATATTTCAATCTACCATTCAAAGCCAagtaaaataattattttatgtgtGGAAGGGCATGCATGAAAAGATTGCAGTGCACATGTGGTCTCCACACTTTACAATTGGCATTTAAGTTGGTGGTTCATTTCCAGCTGTACAGCACCTGTACGTTTTATGAGTGGGAGTGTGGGATTATTTTGTGGGCACTTGTCCTTGTAACCTTGCGACCACGTATTGTTGTACAACTTCTCATTTCTTTCATCTATGCAGATGCTATATTTGCCTTGTTGAATATGAAGAGGGAGATTGTCTCCGTATACTTccatgccatcatgaatttcatCTAACATGTGTAGATAAATGGCTAAAGGAGATTCACAGGTATTCATCCTCTTATTTAACAACGAGGATTCTTTACGTTTGTGAAAAATGGGGTTCTTTTTAATCCACATCTAGGAAAAAGAAACTGGCAAACAGCAGAATCAGCATGCTATAATTATCTCCGTGTGATATTTGGAGACTATTGACATTATCTAACAGGAAATCCACATGCTCTGTAATGGTAAACCTGTTAGTTTCTTGCAAAGTATTTGGACTACATTTGGTGTAAAGTTGAATAATGAGCCTACATTTTGGACACCCCCAAATCTGAAATTTACTGCCAGTATGAAGTATGAACGGAGAGTTGAGATGCATTGGTGCTTAGTATCATCATTATGCTTCTTCGAGATTAGACTGGCATATATGCTAGAACTCATGTGGTTAGCGACAAACCATCAGTGTCTTTATTTTTCCTCTAGAGGCTAATGTTAACCATGTCTTCTCCtgaatattttattatttgaggACCTCTTTAGAATGTTTGAACCGTAAGCAATTGTTGGATAATAGGATTACTTTTTCAATTTTCAGGgtaaaaaaaactaaataagATGCTCAAATAGTTATGCCCGTGCTGTTTGAATTCTCCGTTGACCTTGTTACTGAAGTTTTACCCTTTTCTTCTGAAATTATTCCTGAGCTTCACTGAGCCTCAAAATTACAGAACAGATCTGCAATCATCTTGTTGGCTTAAGACTGAGAACCTAAGGCTTAGCTTCTGTACTCTTGAGTTGCTAAAAGAATTAGCTCCATAAAATATGCATTTATTGTATCATACAGTAAATATCAGCTGGCGCGGTTAATAACCTTTTTTGCTGATATGGATTTCTATCTTGTTTTCTAGGGTTTGTCCACTTTGTCGTGGCGATGTCTGCAGATCTGATGCACCGAGTAGAAAGGTCAGCTGATTCTGTCTCTTGAGAATGCAGCTCTTACAGAGAAAAGTGGAGCTCCTGGCATGGTTCTTTGATCCAATTCCGATAAAACCTGCAAAACTTCTGCAGATGTTATTTTCATTTCCCCCATCTCTTCTGGTCAGAACAGCGCAGGATGCTCCTGTATTCTATGGAAAATTCCCATCGCAGTCATCCTCATTGTGAAACTGATGACATGCTATGGTGAATTTAGGATTCTGTATGGGGCGAGTTTGTTGATATTGGATTGTTGGCTTCCGTTTCCTTATACCGATGTGATCATGTGACGTTTGAACAAAGTGGGGCGATTGATGTCGGGTGCAGCCATTCTGGACAACTGTCAAATCTATTGGTTGCACATGTACATGTTTCCTATTTGAACAAACCATCGTTTTCACTTTTCAGTCACCAGGGAAATTAGCACTTCCCGATCTGTTTGGCATGAAGGAATGGAAAACAcagaaatatataaaaaaaccgcAGGAAAAGAAAGTAAGCATAGTggtaaactaaggccttgtttagttcacctcaaaaactaaaaaaaatttaagattcttcgtcacatcgaattttatggcacatacatgaaacattaaatatagatgaaaacaaaaactaattgcacaatttgtctgtaaatcgtaagatgaatcttttaagtctaggccttgtttagttcaccccaaaaagcaaaaagttttcaagattctccgtcacatcgaatcttgcggcacatgcatgaagcattaaatatagacgaaagcaaaaattagttacacagtttagctggaaattgccagacgaatcttttgatcctagttagtctataattggataatatttgtcacaaacaaacgaaagtgctacagtaccgaaatccgaaatcttttcggaactaaacaaggccctagttacTACATGATTAGACcatgttaaataaaaataaaagtgctacaatatcaaaatccaaaaacttttcgcatCTAAGAAAAACAGCCTAAAAAAGGAGGGAACGCTTGGAACATAGAAATTTGTAATACAATGATTGCAAAGGATATATGATTGATAAAAGGCACTTAACACATAATGACATTGGAATTTCTAACACATGAATATGTTTTTATTCTTACTTTAAAGGGTAGGACCTGCTATCCATGAGCTAAggttaagggcactcacaatgcatactctatcatagagtctaaagttacttattacctcgaacaatgtagacttagagtttaaataagactctaagtcttattttttctacctctttcttcaataaatatgctgccatatcagcaaaatatcataaataatatgtatttaattgttttggactctttgatagagtcttgcattgtgagtgccctaataaaGTAGAGAGCAAAGCTAGCGTTGCATGGTGGTATGGCTTTGCTAATCATCTGCGGCCAACTATGTTAGCACCTTAATGGTAGTAGCAATGTAGCATGCTGCCTTGGACTTTTGCGAAGAGGAAAACCAGAGAATGGAGTGTATTTTTCCATTCATGTGAAATCATGAAGGGACTATCAAAGTGGGGGTGTTTTTCTGTGTTCCAAACAGCCCTAAAAAACCCTATGATCCATGGGtataagactatctccaacaatacgACTTTAAATTCGAGACCCATTGCAAGATATGGGTAGCGCTTTGCACAAGGGTGGCATACCTAAAAGTTGTCTTCTCCAACAGCACACGCAAAAGAGAGCCAGAACCGCAGCTGCCGCTGTCCAGGTGCAGCACCGGCGCCCCCTCTCCTAGCCCCCAGGCAAAGGCGTCACCCTCTCCCCGGCCCCAAGCAGCAGCGGTGCCCTCTCCCCGGCCTCAGGCAGCGGCGCCGCCCCCTCCCCGGCCCCCAGGCAGCGGCGGCACGCCCTCTCCCGGCCCCAGGCAGTGGCGACGCGCCCTCTCCTAGCCCCAAACTGCGGCGGCACGCGGTTCCCAAGGAAGAAGGGCTGCCGGGGCTACGGACGAAGGTTGGTGGTGGCAGATCTGACTCCCATGCCACGTCTCCACCCCACCTCCTATAGGCCCACCATTATCGAAGTCGCTAGGTCACGAGGAAGAAAGCAGTCATATTTGGGTTTCCTCTCGCGTCGCACGTAAAATGGGTCATTCGTTTGCCTAGGCTGTTGGACCATGTTTTTCTCCTGTGCACGATCTATTTTGGGTTTAGGTAGCCTTATGGGTAAGCTGTTGGAGACAGTCTAATCTACCACTGTAGTGGTCCCACTCCACCAATTATGGCGTGGTCACCTGCAGGCTGCAGCCATAGCTCCCACAATTTCCTTCATGATCGTGGTAAGATGGATGGCGACAATAGTCAATGTTGGACGCTATGCCTAAAAGTCATTGCAGAAAAGCTATAGCTAAAAGTATTATTCATTAACTTGttatgaaagaaaaatactATTGAATGATTGACAGTTGATAAATAAGCTCAAAGAGGCCCTCCTAAAGACTAGTTGGCGTGTTGGCATATAGAATCTATTTTTTATGAGCCCGCATAGCCACCTCGCGAGAATGCTGTTTGTGGCTGATGTGGCTCAGCTGCAAAGTTTTTGCAGTCCAGTCCACTCTACAAAATCCACAAGAGCGTGCATTGTCTCTGTTCACCGCGATGGTCCGCGAACCCTACTGCTAGCACTGCTGGTTCAACCATTGGTTGCTGCATTATTTTGttgataaataatatttattcccATGTGACCCAACACCAATAGTGTTGTTTCTTAATGAGCAtggttgaaaggtccttgtttggttttggtaattgagtgacaacttaggtggactaatagtgtttatgtgagatacacaggagattagtctacaggtgatgatgtgatgattgaaagccctagtttggtttttgataattgatgaaactctagtactaacctctatgctaagtgtgtgtagacataatgcggttggtacatgccaagtgttggagcaagagatgatcatggtgatgaccacaaagtgatcaagtgctcaacttggaaaagaagaaagagaaaaacaaaaccctatggagatcaaggcaaaggtattacttagggttttggttttggtgatcaagacaccatagagggtgtgatcacatttaggatagatagccgtactataaagaggggaattctttggctaagcggttatcaagtgccactaggtgtcattgttcatgtgcatgcatttagaacctagtgagctaacttaactccttcaaagaaaatatttgtgaaaatgctaacacacgtgcacttgttggttcacacgttgtggtgttggcacactttgagaaggaggtggagtttcaaaGGTAGAGAGAGGTGGGTTTTggcacacgttgtggtgtttcggcgcttttcgagaaaatgaagtgcatattttctattgcgccggtgggaattttggagaagtcgcgggagtgtttctcgctgaggaacactcaccggacgctggctcagaggcaccggacgctgtgtctgagcgtccggtgtgcagacagtgcctggcccagttagggtaaggcaccggacgataggcaccggacgctgggttgagcgtccggtggtgcgcgtccggtgtgcgggcgttttgcgaccttctctgcg
It encodes:
- the LOC8085078 gene encoding E3 ubiquitin-protein ligase RLIM, which encodes MGSGSSKATTTSSSSSSSSSSRTLAEAAGGEVKRPNGSGKGRRGRSLLPSSSCFRGSTTPPCEGDASAAPVDVECNKGGETASLPSLTHTAKSDEDVLAMPKSYPGEGVAVPSSDSERDQDDDVLQNAAATSTSTAANQLPNPSGRSRPRFGVNFGLSRAVSLGSSAACSILSSGLPTSANPGEGRRDVDDSSDTGISQQGTAPTAGIDSTLDMLRDSVTAQARAARQARRNLLESEDASLRSSYRRMGSQEPFEGSVRFSRTLSVGRLRDRVLRRPPFSDGLFTPSLLYDRAVWPSGNASARQDSAVMQRTNSDRSSEPRSDPSTNDMYNLSSERQASNSDLLERRSAFLERRRRIRSQVRALQRLGSRFENLSGHERSCILSGQHRTGNCNCRTGSRQGNPDEETSTRASISRIVMLAEALFEVLDEIHHQSAALSSSRPSFSSIGSVPAPREIVERLPAKVYRKPLKYQSDEAAQCYICLVEYEEGDCLRILPCHHEFHLTCVDKWLKEIHRVCPLCRGDVCRSDAPSRKVS